The DNA window tttacatataatgatcccactgcctctgttgtcttgtcacaaccaaagaggttaataccatttagttttcttagacatatttcacggtaccttgtcgtagtgggagagtttctaggaactcaccttcttatgacttgggagacactagtgattaaaattcattgtgagtttaaacaagtaatggattgtcaagataagaaactaagaagaaaaggcAATAGAACtttggtttaatccattcacatggaataacctaaagttttctaatagaaggacataaaaggaaattttcgtttataagtctattcaatggacttaacaaaacttcctgttcctagtattataggatTGAGttcatctaaacctatggcttgtggtatacctggtaattacttactctaatgcaagcaacttactttagtaagatgctgaagcattttcattctaatggcaatctatagaagcttcacaacttcttaggcatagattttatttatctaaggaaaagtctcaactattccagaaaagataaagccatgaaagaatttcttaaatcaacagtgagaggtcttagatatgcttttgtatgccttagaccagacacctgctgttgagtgggagtaatgagtaggtatcagattaatccaagagaagaacattggaagacaatcaagtaaatcctaagattaagaagaggaactataagttagtctataagagtgtgtttaaaacttttagactacaccacatcagattttgaaatttgcctttgtgctagaaaatctttctgataagatggtggttactctgggggtggaatagtgattttggagaagtgtaaaaacctatctgaagtctctaggtctaccagaaagggactgaatgttaaagctacaggaaaggtacttattcattctaaggaaagttctatacatctttggcaccattccaaattgccttaaactactagtgttaatttcctgattaaccaaaagtagttgccaaagatatagaatccagtatcccaagagagtagacatatagagaggaatttcacattatcaatgattttgtgatttaaggaagagtaatggtggagaaaaggttgtgtttaattcaacctttcagatcctattacgaggagtttactactactaaacttgatttgtatatcaaggtgttgagattatttgaaacgcactttttgttttatattagtgcaagtgggagtttgttgggttttatgccctaaataaaactcatttcaatataatcaattacttattaatttagatcagaaataacatttaatgttgcatggttcacatgatttatttcatgattatatgtacataatgtataaattcatctgaaacccttttcacatacttgatcctgtttattgtgctgtcaacacattggaaagtaaacatgactatgtgaataaagtttcctagatttatcaaacatagggttttactgatatgataatctacaacagagtttaattgcatttggagaagtgctatgttctttccagagcattggttaaagtaaagctcaagttggatgcatggagtatgcatcggaagggaccgatatggaactttgacttagatttattaaacataccgtaatatctattcaagtcaatatcgcctagttgatcctagatcaaatgttattaatcctgttatgattaggctcaatcttgaaaggctattcgtgttctttgatttgttagttaagcctacttttaggtcagggtgatacgtacattttgggaacacggtagtgcaattgagtgggagcgctatcataaacatggaatctatagcttctatctggcgaatagtaagcaaaggatgatctccttcgagcttgaccaaacgaacataaatggtggagtactcatttcacataagctgaaatatcatttatacatggtcaagtgttttaaggataaaatacattggagggtgtaacggtaatctaatccctttatagtgtagatcattcatatagaggatcattgatcacattaggattataacaatggataactaatgatgcgtctatatggtggaacatatagagcattctatatactgagagtgcaattgtaagttctatgtgtggattcaacgaagaattaataagttagtgaattttagtaataaattcttgatctacttattggaagctcggttatatagacccatggtccccgcactagttgagataatattgcttgtaagactcatataattggttttgattaatcaattataattctcaatttagactatgtctatttgtgaatttttcactaagtaagggtgaaattgtaaagaaagagttaataggggcatatttgttaattatgatactttgtatggttcaattaataaatatgataaatgaaaatattatttaataattatttatagttattaaatagttagaattggcatttaaatggttgaattagaaaattggcatttttgaaaaaatcaaatgCAGCAAAGATAAAActtcaaaattgcaaaaagtgaggcccaaatccactagtatagggccggcaacttttataggaatttacctctgatattttcattattttaatgccaaataattcaaacctaaccctagtggaattgtataaatagatagtgaaggcttcaggaaatggacacttttcttctgacacttctgattcaaaaagaactgagccttctctctccctatctttggccgaacccactctctctctcttcctcttgaatttcgaaatccttagtgtatgagtagtgcccacacacagcaagtgatacctcaatcatagtgaggaagatcgtgaagaaagactttcaacaagaaggaggtttcagcatcaaagattcagagaaagagatccaggttcagatattgataatgctctgctacagaaaggaatcaagggctagatatctgaacggaaggagtcatattattccgctgcaccctatgtaaggtttcctaaactttatatgtgtttattttatcgttgtagaaagttcatatttagggtgttaatcaacatacttgtgagtagatctaagatcctggtaaaataatttccaacatttaaATCCCAGGATAAAGAAGGAGAAATGAACGAGGCAACTTTATCGGGGACAGGGGAGAGGGTAGGGACCTGACGGAGACCCGGATTCTCATGATCGCGGATCGTGGAAGTGTTCTGCCCATTACCAATTTTTGAAACTAATCCTTTGTGCAGTAACTCTTTCCCCCAGCAAATGCTTCGCCAGACGAACGAAGGTGAGTGCCCTATCGAACTATCAAGAAAGTATGAGTGATGAAAATACCTACCAGACAAGATTTTTGACACCGTTGTGTTTGGCTGTTTCAGGATGCGCCAGGCTTGCTTAGCGAGTAAGGCTTGGTTGAAGTGGACCATCGAACGAAATCCTAAGCCACCTTCCTTTTTTGAGCGACAGAGTTTTTTCCAGCTTTGCTAGTGAGTTTTAGGACGGTTGTTATCATTAACGCCCCACTAGAAATTAGCCATAACAGATTCGAGAGAATGACAAGTGGCCATCGGAAGACGAAAACACGACATCGAGTAAGTGGGGATGGCCTGGATAACAGATTTAAGCAGAGTTTCCTTGCCCCCTTTTGAGAAGACTTTATTCTTCCAATTATGGAGGTGACCCCAGACCTTGTCATGCAGGTAATGGAACAATTGCTTTTTTGTTCGCCCAATGTGCTGAGGAAGTCCCAGATATTTTTCGAAGGAAGACCGCACCGGGATACCCATAAAATCAGAGATTAAAGTTTGATCCCTGAGCTCAACATTTGGGGAGAAATACAATGAAGATTTTTGGAAATTTACCTTCTGTCTCGTGGCCCTCTCATAGGCCTCAAGCACGTCTTTGATGATATTACAGGAACTGATGGTGGCTTGACAGAAGAAGATACTGTCATCCGCAAATAGGAGGTGAGAGATAGCACAGGCTCTTCTAGCAACTTTAAAGCCTAAAAGAGCTCTCCTTCTTTCTTGCTGGTGCAAGAGGGAGGAAAATCCTTCCGCACACAGCAGGAAGAGGTAGGGAGAAAGGGGGTCACCCTGGCGAATGCCCCTGGAAGGATTGATGCTGCCTAAGACTTTGCCATTCAGATTGAATTGGAAGGATGCGGTGGAGATACAGGCATAAATCAGATGGACAAACCTGGGGGGAATTGGAATTTCTGGAGGATTGCAACTATGTAAGGCCATTCCACTCGATCAAAGGCTTTAGCCATGTCAAGCTTGATCGCCATCCATCCCTTTTTCCCACGCGTCTTAAGTTTGATGGAGTGCGCAACTTCCTGGGCTATAATGATATTGTCAGAAATGAGTCGGCCCGGGAGGAAAGCACTTTGGTTCGGTGAGATTAGAGAATTCAAAACAAGTTTCAGCCTATTGGCGATAGTCTTAGAAATGATTTTATATATGATGTTAGAGATACTGATAGGGCGAAATTCAGAAATGAACTTAGGTTGCTTGACTTTGGGAATGAGAGTGATGAGGGTGTTATTCAGAGGGGCCACATTTGCGTTTCCATTGAGGAAGCTGGAAGCCGCTTCGAGCACGTCTTTCCTGACAGCATGCCAGTTTGCTTTGTAGAAATGAGAGTCGAAGCCATCCGGGCCAGGGGCTTTGTCCAGAGGAAGCTGGAAAAACGCTTTCTCAATTTCATCCAAGGAAAAATCCTCGCTTAAGAGGGATTTGTCAGTGTCAGAGAGCGAGCAGCTGATGCCCTCCAAAGCTATATTCATGTCAGAATCGGTGGGGTTGGAGGAGGTGTAGAGCTGGTCGAAATGAGAATCAATTTCTTGAATAATTATTTCCTCGTCAGAGACCATTCCTCCATTTGGCGTATGGAGTTGGTGAATTTTGTTGGTTTTTTGCCTTTGGGAGGAAAAACGATGGAAGAACTTCGTGTTTTTATCCCCTTGAGCCAACCATTGGGTACGAGCGCACTGTTTCCAGTAAGCTTCTTCCTTGTAGAGGAAAGCATCAAGCCGGGATTGGAGATCTTTTATAGTTGCTACAGTACGGTCGTCCCAAATAAGGGTGGACCGGGCCGATTCAAGCTCTTTCTCCAGCTTACTGATTTACTTTttgaaattgaattttttttgtgatTCTAATTGTTTAGCTTTTGAGCGCGCGAGGATTGGGTAGCGATGAGATTAGGGATAGCTTCCTCTACGGTCGAGGGATtagtataatattttatactaaaatattatatatttagatgtttataaaagttaataccacatatattttttaaataaaaatattacataaaatacaatataatataatactatacaatataATACGGTATAATACGGTGTACCAAACAAACcctaaatgtttaaaaaatttatttgaacTTTGCATATTGGAAAAGTTTATAACTAGACCCGTAAGatcaaaatatttttgaatATGACCAAATTACCCTTAGTTTTAGTCcctatattttagtataatgaccttaaattttagaaattttattttgtaaccaaatatattttaaaattaattttttaataattaagaaaacatatttttgttttaattttaagtactaatattattattcatttaaataGTTTGATTAAATTCTGAAATATTTTGACTGAAAGAATTTAGCtcctatttttttcaaaaagaaaaaactaaaaaaaaaaggttaggtCAATTATTTTTTAGCCTAGTGAAAGCTAGGTTTATAATAAAGTCAACAAAGTTTCTATAATTTTCTACCTAGTCTCAATCCAGTTGAAGGCTCCACAACTAAGTCGCATTAGATAGCAAAAGTGTATGGTGTAAGTAGAGTTGTAAATATGGCTAAACTTTTTAACACGATATAAAATTAACACAAGCCTAAGAAGCAAGAGCACGACctgatataaaaaaaatataagtttgGACACAACACAACACAATACTACAAAATGGCATGACACGACACTcgtggcataaatacctaatattttaaatttgatacaCTTATATATATCACATACTTTTTGTTACGGATTAAATACTTAAAGTTACATTTACGTTACCTTCATCACTACAAATCCTATTAAAATATATCAAGGTGAAACATGTCAAGGTTGTTTACTcatattttcaattaaaaataaccataaaataattataaaattaaaaataactaaataataataaaactaaaaaaaacaaaaaaacgaaACAAAAAAAGAGATATAACTATaaatagtatttattatttaattattgttttaactttaaaattatttaataagtttttttattaaaaaaatacttaacaaaaaaaaatacattttttttatatgttttatttgcagtttaacaaatttaaatattatttaataattttttattaaaaatatatgaataGACTATTAATATGTTGACACGTTTCAACTTAgtctcactactacaaaaaagaGTATTTGCGACAGTTTTAAAAACGTTTTTTTAACCGTCGGTAAAAAAATTGAGTGTTTAAAACCGTTGGGAAAAATAGGATATTCCCAACGGTTTTACACTGTCAAAAGGTATAGGCGAcgatttttaaacatgccttAAAAGGGAATGGCCTACGGTTTAAAATAGTCGGCAATACTATAGGCGACGCTTTAAATCGTCGCTCTACTCTCTCTCACTTTATCCTTTTCCTCCGCTCTCTCATGGTAGCATAAAGGTACGCACAACATTCTCTTATTTGTTGTTTAAATTTCTATTAATCATGATTTGGTTTGTTGATATTGATCTGTGTGTGTGTTCGAAATAAATCCAAAACTTGCAATGCGAAGAAAGTTTCAAGGACCGTCAAGTGAAAAGTATTCTGAaacttatcaaagaaaattttgACGAGGATGAAGACGAGTACAACAACGGTGGAGGAGGATGAAGCTTGTAAGGGTTTCGGAGCAGATGCGATATATGCGAGAAGTGGTTTCGAGGAGGATAacgacaatattttttttaggcaATCCACTATAGCGACAGTTTTAAACCGTTGCCCATAGTATCGATTATAGCTGACGGTTTCAACCCGTCAGGAATTCTTTTATAATGACATTTTTTCACTGTCGTCTACTCTACCCAGTATTTGCGACGCTTGTATAGGCGACCGTTTTACAGGCCGTCAGGAATTCTTTACCTGACGGTGTAAAATTATCGAGAATTCTGGGTATTTTAGTAGTGTCTATTTTAATAGAACTTTAACTAGTAATGATAAAAGTAACGTATGTAAAcgtaaatttaagtatttaatccgctaaaagaaaaaacatgtgatatataaatgtataaaatctaaaaatatcAGGTATTTATGTCGCAAATACTCCTATATTTGAATAGCATTTAACAGAAAAGTAGTGACGGAAGTAACGAAAATGTAACTTAAAGTATTTAATAgggaaatttttatatatatacattatatgcaTTAATATTATAGAAAAAACGTTAAATGAAAACAATCCATGTGTATGCCGTGACACGTCATCAAGCTTACCGTGATTAGCTTCAATAATTTTGGAACCACCGGCGATGAAGGAGACGCGCCCACAATTCCTTATTTCTCGGCCATCTCTGCGCGTGGTTCTACTGTTTAAAACAGAAAGCTATAAATACTGTAGGAATAATACACGAAAACGAAAAACAGAAACCAAACCAACCTTGAACGAAAAAACACCATTGACGGAAAAATACAGACCTCGACGAATCTGAAAATTAGAGAATCGATCATCATATCTCTCAAAACTGTTGCTGTATACAACAAGCAAATCATCGTCTCTCTAATTCGACCTACAATTCAATCGATCAATAAACCTATGAGCTGATCACAACAAACAAAAAATCGAAAACCAGAAATCGTTGcttcgaggaagaagaagaagtccgTCAACTACAACATCGAAAACTAAATCTGAATAAGGTACCTATTATACATTACGATACATACTACTGCTTATAACACATTACACCTTCCAATTCCTGAAAACACCTAAAAATCCATCATGTTTGTTAATTCTGTTAAACATGATTATTTGACAATTAATCAGTACTAATCAGATAGTTTACCAGTTGTAATCATAACTGATAGTAAACTAATCAATACTAAGTACTTTAAAAAATACAGTACACTATAAACCTTCGTAATTGTAATCGCTCCAACATTATAGTTCAACATATAGTCATCTAATTAGTAAAACTGCATATAAACCTtactataataaatataaaatttagtttATGAACATCACACCTATtacatgtttattatttttgtatatacatAATGTTTACTGTATACAATACTTAACATGATTAAACTAAACAAATCACGCAGGAATATGGATGTTAGAACAGTGATTCTTTTTTACAATGGAACTTGGGTTGACAAAACAACATACGTTGATTATGAAGTCGAAGGTATACTAATTCCAACAGATTGTTCACATTATGAGCTTTCTCACATAGTATACGAAGCTTTGAATTTGGACCGAAACAAATATACGATTGATCTTCAATTTCAAGTAACTGAAGGCATACCACCAATAAGAATCAAAGACGATAGTGGATGCAAGTTTTATGAACAAATACGAAGGAAAAATGATGATGAGACCAAATATCCTATCTGTGTTAACATCTCAACATCCACAACCGACAATGAACACAATGATAGAGTAAACTATACCTACAATGGGGAAACTAGTTTACAAACAAGGCAACTGCTACCAACAAGAACAGAATATGCAACAAAGATGGCAGATTATGTGATTGAACAAACTCAAATATCGATGGAAGAAAGCTCCGaagaaaatcaaataattttaaatcctCAAGTTGTTGAAATACACATTGGCCAAGTTTTTGCAAACAAGGAAACCCTCCAACAAGCAGTAAGCCTTCACTCAATAAGATACAATCAACCTTTCAAGGTAAAAAGATCATCAAAACTAGACTATAAACTAGTCTGTATTGATGATAACTGCAACTGGACATTCTTAGCATCAAAACATGGAAAGACTGACATGTTTATCATAAGAAAAATAGAGCATACTCATACATGTTCATTGGACATCACTTCTGGAGACCATCCTCAAGCTACAAGCAACCTGGTTGGAAAGGTTATAAAAAACAAGTTTGTAAACCCAAAAAGAGATTACACTCCAACAGAAATTGTGGATGACATGGCAGATGATTACAGTGTCTCTATATCTTACCAAAAAGCATGGAGAGCTAGAGAAAAGGCAATTGTGGATGCTCGTCGCTGCCCACAAGAATCATACAGTGAGATACCATCAATTTTATACATGATGCAAATATCAAACCCAGGTAATAAAATACTTCGTCAACATAAAGTACTAATATGCTATATAGGAATTTATACTATAAACTAATTGGTTACTTTTGAAACAGGAACAATCACAGACCTAGTAACAGATgaagataacaaattcaaataTCTATACTTTGCAGTAGGTGCTTCAATAAAAGGTTGGCAACACTGTACACCAATAATAGTCACAGATGGAACCTTTTTGACAAACCAACATGGAGGCACTTTGTTGATAGCAAGTGCACAAAATGCAAATAGACATATATTCCCACTTGCATTTGCAGTAGTAGATTCCGAAAATGACAGCTCTTGGGAATGGTTTCTtcacaaaataaaggaaacttatGGCGAAAGAGAAGGTCAATGCATCGTATCAGATAGACATGAGAGTATACTAAAAGCAGTAAAAGAGACCTTTCCAGATATAATGCATGGGGTATGTTGTTACCATTTGatgaagaatataaaaataaaattcaaaaaaggaGGTGATGAGCTCAAGATTGCATTTAATAGTGCATCTAAAGCTTACAACATAGAAGATTTTGAAAAGAGCATGCAAGACTTGGACAATATAGATGTAAGAATAAGAGATTAC is part of the Cannabis sativa cultivar Pink pepper isolate KNU-18-1 chromosome 5, ASM2916894v1, whole genome shotgun sequence genome and encodes:
- the LOC115702247 gene encoding uncharacterized protein LOC115702247 — protein: MIKLNKSRRNMDVRTVILFYNGTWVDKTTYVDYEVEGILIPTDCSHYELSHIVYEALNLDRNKYTIDLQFQVTEGIPPIRIKDDSGCKFYEQIRRKNDDETKYPICVNISTSTTDNEHNDRVNYTYNGETSLQTRQLLPTRTEYATKMADYVIEQTQISMEESSEENQIILNPQVVEIHIGQVFANKETLQQAVSLHSIRYNQPFKVKRSSKLDYKLVCIDDNCNWTFLASKHGKTDMFIIRKIEHTHTCSLDITSGDHPQATSNLVGKVIKNKFVNPKRDYTPTEIVDDMADDYSVSISYQKAWRAREKAIVDARRCPQESYSEIPSILYMMQISNPGTITDLVTDEDNKFKYLYFAVGASIKGWQHCTPIIVTDGTFLTNQHGGTLLIASAQNANRHIFPLAFAVVDSENDSSWEWFLHKIKETYGEREGQCIVSDRHESILKAVKETFPDIMHGVCCYHLMKNIKIKFKKGGDELKIAFNSASKAYNIEDFEKSMQDLDNIDVRIRDYLVNEIGVEKWTRLYGMNRRYKTMTSNIAESVNAALKAVRDLPIATLLECLHSLVQRWYWENKNRAQKTTTTLAKIPEKTLKKQRDMSLKYKVETANLLVYQVHDNNRSHIVNLENKTCSCQRFEYDEMPCSHAMAVLSKRNLSCYKYCSYYYTKEAFMATYEDSILPLGEATSWNIPDLIRNIVVLPPKHKRAAGRPKKQRYKNGLEAKAQVVCGQCHQRGHNKRSCKNDPVLKPPRKRKRS